The Anolis carolinensis isolate JA03-04 chromosome 1, rAnoCar3.1.pri, whole genome shotgun sequence genome window below encodes:
- the LOC100559911 gene encoding zinc finger protein 318 isoform X3, whose product MLTSWKESRGWRLKLENEPYEERIKERYSPGRRSHSPGRRSRSAGRRSRSPGRRSRSPGRRSRSPGRRSRSPGRRSRSPGRRSCSPRRCSHSPRRRSRSPGQRTRSPGQRSLSRHSESSVEQNLQITVGNDRYGIDTPERKRLCDRLGSPVDSLSDVDRDDLADGPIFSRSLSRSQSLERYPSREENLSSPFHMRHDEDYHSRDVFVHQLGYGINYEHLQDKHRETDRDGEMLRKPLYSSGDRGRETKHPRYDRDDNLLDASVKTQGFLPGMRNYRKRSFSRSPSPSYVDKYFHELESVRRRKEKEELSRNLIREVPGNGYTMPSSSNPVQSSEPRYLYRPDDAPTMPKKSILKKRVEEPSVQPEVFPSSSVKEPPFLSNPSLPQHSSIPAFALEVENFLKRFNKNAVAESATNKTSQGSLHDWQPLSEQQQNASPFEQNSGSFLSQKDHHESVLEPADPQSDFLLPHEKASQDGSGFSRILSMMADSTSTQEKRRRSFPDDIENEEKFLYGNDDDDEDSNITSASTQKLTPIDVKEPVQPKVSFPPPAVKPDTSEESRPEYEKIHDLLKTIGLEIGVAEIGKLAARTQERLHGKKTSHSPDCYSVASHKPEFREIHRSRSNTHSPEPSQKCSLSPSSSFPPSTDLSSVSVSDHTKNKGQDNLAGTLDRSIPPIPVIPSAPPSLPNLSPSTSVSQYNVSRFPPFTPTQLSQNYPSPTMPPPGYDAYGHYMAYAASGWPMYPQQAQNEPAHSDVHGLVTLTAPPNPSRPNLRVIETISTTKGTPEMRRDESVLVQIPTATSYSKMQPQSSQPSFKTVKERLSDERNRASQKQKVIEEREKLKAEQDARQKKLHYLRTELNRLSKQQGEMLRKKRREKDGHKDPLLVEVNRLQENIMKEIDQLKMNADAAEKKQSELDKVAQILGINISEKSRKLSSENKDLSEKNKSENAKNQERTSGSIKESKTSHEKPQSKSPKPTDSSSQPSKQHLQATSIYDYYDTGNHWCKDCNTICGTMFDFFTHMHNKKHRQTLDPYNRPWASKIENETKQDITKRIDKIPVPAKGCEFLIPITGYYCQLCHEFFGDQISAEQHMKSHPHNEKYMKHIEENPLYEERRNLDRQAGLSVIQETERRLKRKQSEKQKDEKYEKTAKTPRKEELKSVNELGDGNKEYDANKKREVPSGQKSGIKLRLKKDDKEIVKKEGKKEDSPQESKVSSFGKFSWRKTEKEEKNQVKDVDLLKEESTEECKDKDSKSQSGKSNSKPIAIKLSGKTVIPHTSTWTPVVSTSSQAKIKPNLPVPTMVLRKSATTTVNKPAPLNTFLSIKSSGASNKPLPFVKEGNQEVVLAPDIISKAFGGEVVDLKGSQEDAKTAEQVEDKELESVKKAIAHAKGLEEAKMSAIRAQLEEAAALAQAKAKEFAIAKQRMIRMAKKNEQSLIFERSKQHRPFLSLPAGPLRPLSQQLQSPVLYLLPSFPPPKQAVILADDLAPGVSEDDKNILAMPMCPRPLPPPNIFRNHTQKLEKKNTSLAAGNAQDLYDVFYNSTVRSPADSKLVNSSNSDKGKFNSVEKERKNDMLASSKVGDSSSGQQSSHNVCSSSSDPKNPLDGEALEKEKPKTEEVLAVCEESSSIDRKSDNIPFSDTQSVFGNKKAPEYNVILASDPLSFQKDIVMGASTLTDSSKKSPHPEKAEFVAQVSENNTPVLASDSKKPPELAKTVSESSGGNTLTMQLEDTIGLLEGINMKPLKCETSEVAMETSESSVLPLKVDNKMSSELNIAECQYPDDNKLTIQLLENIAVPVENVNMKLLECETSEIVTPFSENKASVLEVNLSKPLDIEQPEFECNDSKFAIQLSENIAPVEDVSIRSLKCEASEIIKQFSESNAPLECDNKKPSELEIAEFKCPDDKELGMQLLENTVALAEDLSKKKTELETAELAVPLPDSDATTLEELPKNPLVPETVEFKSADNFAMPLSEDRLAPLEDAIMKTTEFEMEEFSSSNEKESAVQLPEKDSDFNKKPIMRYDNVTNCKDTDGKLQDQQNMGGCDKSKLENNDSDLEMKASVTSSGERDSEIRDPESAEHPFVPNRGDSPKLFELQIEANKEGSVRIEGKQNAGTSEVIASTSVSDVQNELVWNSCLKGNEEDLQIIVTDQTFSKEPLLNLKVDTVRFDKLELATASDEIPQTSEIENLDTEYNLLNKGDPDSFHSNREQELMVSSQTKDDKRFYVDGPELGKIPNECLTNVALISNILEKHEEINQQPVSGEGKCLQSEEVLRSISSTNDGVPSSSVEFICIKNDTYETLSSDTELNGNGENSVAETENVSSSNVHSETVQESLDALSTEINVGPLGDGTLTFTDINTGVLNTPAVGDFDLNSTCSAIGFHQSTTLTLNLNIENERDSPKSDEIKPSDTHRLKAGLDSINFRLGDIEMEHEPLGILPSEILNEDIVDSPKLEMVPPISLESSKTTELDIDRLVVESEMNDFVALTSGEEEGKFCPLLSGVTAPHVVFPSSANNVNAKPNTSLLEMQDKPPISEVLEENIGKYCTDDMLPLSCDEKDMQSQVSMYMDTLLPDLKKTPVEVGDLCDSELYNAENETQISEVELIKTEEENNDISCEVATKLTPEVTEGSTEHLQLPTTEGTEDGIHFM is encoded by the exons AGATATTCCCCGGGACGACGCTCTCACTCCCCAGGCCGACGTTCTCGCTCCGCGGGACGGCGCTCTCGCTCCCCGGGACGGCGCTCTCGCTCCCCGGGACGGCGCTCTCGCTCCCCGGGACGGCGCTCTCGCTCCCCGGGACGGCGCTCTCGCTCTCCAGGACGGCGCTCTTGCTCCCCACGCCGTTGCTCTCACTCCCCACGCCGCCGCTCCCGTTCGCCAGGACAGCGTACTCGTTCTCCAGGACAGCGCTCTCTAAGTCGACACTCTGAATCTTCAGTGGAACAGAACTTGCAAATCACAGTTGGCAATGACCGTTATGGCATTGACACACCTGAGAGAAAGAGGCTATGTGATAGACTAGGCTCGCCAGTTGATAGTTTGAGTGATGTGGACAG GGATGACTTGGCTGATGGTCCAATATTTAGCAGGAGTCTTTCACGTTCTCAAAGCCTTGAGCGATATCCCTCCCGTGAAGAAAATCTTTCTAGTCCTTTTCATATGAGACATGATGAAGATTATCACAGTAGGGATGTTTTTGTCCACCAGCTGGGCTATGGCATAAACTATGAGCATCTACAGGATAAACACAGAGAAACTGATCGAGATGGTGAAATGCTTAGAAAACCTTTATATTCATCAGGAGATAGAGGAAGAGAGACAAAGCATCCCCGATATGATAGAGATGACAACCTGCTTGATGCAAGTGTAAAGACTCAAGGTTTCTTACCAGGCATGCGAAACTACCGTAAACGAAGTTTTAGTAGAAGCCCAAGTCCATCATATGTAGACAAATATTTCCATGAGCTTGAAAGTGttaggagaagaaaggaaaaggaggagctAAGCAGAAATTTGATTCGGGAAGTGCCTGGCAATGGCTACACAATGCCTAGCTCAAGTAATCCTGTACAGTCTTCTGAACCCCGATACCTTTATAGACCTGATGATGCACCAACAATGCCTAAAAAATCAATCTTAAAGAAACGTGTGGAAGAACCTTCTGTGCAG CCTGAAGTCTTTCCTAGCAGTTCTGTCAAAGAGCCGCCATTTCTTTCAAATCCTTCTTTACCGCAGCATAGCAGCATTCCTGCATTTGCTCTGGAAGTGGAGAATTTCCTCAAACGGTTCAACAAAAATGCAGTTGCAGAGTCGGCTACTAATAAGACTTCTCAGGGATCTTTGCATGACTGGCAACCACTCTCTGAGCAACAGCAAAATGCTTCTCCATTTGAACAGAACTCAGGCAGTTTTTTATCACAGAAGGACCATCACGAGTCAGTATTAGAACCTGCTGACCCACAGTCTGACTTCTTGCTCCCTCATGAAAAAGCCAGCCAGGATGGGAGTGGCTTTTCACGCATTTTGAGCATGATGGCAGATTCTACCAGTACTCAAGAAAAAAGAAGGCGCAGCTTCCCTGATGACATTGAGAATGAAGAGAAATTTCTTTatggcaatgatgatgatgatgaagattccAACATTACTTCCGCCAGTACTCAAAAACTAACACCGATTGATGTTAAAGAGCCTGTGCAGCCGAAAGTAAGTTTTCCACCTCCAGCAGTGAAGCCAGACACTTCAGAAGAATCTCGGCCGGAATACGAGAAGATTCATGATTTGCTCAAAACTATTGGTCTTGAGATTGGAGTGGCTGAAATTGGCAAGCTAGCTGCCCGCACTCAGGAACGACTCCATGGGAAAAAGACATCTCATTCTCCTGATTGCTATTCAGTAGCTTCTCATAAACCGGAATTTCGGGAAATTCACCGCAGTAGAAGCAATACTCATTCTCCAGAGCCAAGTCAAAAGTGTTCTCTTTCACCTTCTAGCTCTTTCCCACCATCTACAGATTTGTCCTCTGTTTCAGTATCTGATCACACTAAAAATAAAGGACAGGATAATCTTGCTGGCACATTGGATCGTTCGATTCCCCCAATACCAGTAATTCCATCAGCTCCACCTTCTCTTCCTAATTTGTCTCCTTCTACCTCTGTTTCCCAGTATAATGTTTCACGCTTTCCGCCATTCACTCCAACTCAGTTATCTCAAAACTATCCATCTCCTACAATGCCACCTCCTGGCTATGATGCATATGGGCACTATATGGCTTATGCAGCTTCTGGATGGCCCATGTATCCTCAGCAGGCTCAGAATGAACCTGCACATTCTGACGTACATGGACTTGTCACGCTGACAGCACCACCAAATCCTTCACGACCCAACCTTAGGGTTATTGAGACAATTTCCACGACCAAAGGGACTCCTGAAATGAGGAGAGATGAGTCTGTGCTTGTGCAAATCCCTACTGCCACTTCTTACTCCAAAATGCAGCCTcagtcctctcagccttctttcaaAACTGTCAAGGAAAGACTATCTGATGAAAGAAATCGAGCTTCTCAGAAGCAAAAA GTAATAGAGGAAAGAGAGAAGTTGAAGGCAGAACAAGATGCACGACAGAAGAAGCTGCATTATCTTAGGACGGAGTTAAATAGGCTCTCAAAGCAGCAAG GGGAAATGCTGCGGAAGAAACGCAGGGAAAAAGATGGACACAAAGACCCTTTGCTAGTGGAAGTAAACAGACTACAAGAAAACATCATGAAGGAGATTGATCAACTGAAAATGAATGCTGATGCTGCAGAGAAAAAACAATCTGAGCTTGACAAGGTAGCTCAGATCCTGGGGATTAATATATCTGAGAAATCCCGAAAATTATCTTCAGAAAATAAAGacctttcagaaaaaaacaagTCAGAAAATGCAAAAAATCAGGAGAGAACTTCTGGCTCAATCAAG GAATCTAAAACATCTCATGAGAAGCCTCAGTCTAAGAGCCCCAAACCTACTGACTCCTCTTCACAACCATCAAAGCAGCATCTCCAGGCGACCAGTATTTATGACTACTATGATACAGGGAATCATTGGTGTAAGGATTGCAACACCATCTGTGGGACCATGTTTGATTTCTTCACACATATGCATAATAAGAAGCATAGGCAG ACCCTGGATCCATACAACAGACCATGGGCTTCAAAGattgaaaatgaaacaaaacaggaCATTACAAAGCGCATTGACAAAATACCTGTTCCTGCTAAAG GTTGTGAATTTCTAATCCCAATCACTGGATATTACTGCCAGCTCTGCCATGAATTTTTTGGAGACCAGATATCTGCAGAACAACATATGAAAAGTCACCCACATAATGAgaaatatatg AAACATATTGAAGAAAATCCACTCTATGAAGAAAGAAGGAACCTGGATCGTCAAGCAGGGTTGTCTGTGATTCAAGAAACAGAACGGAGACTGAAACGGAAACAGAGTGAAAAACAAAAGgatgaaaaatatgaaaaaacagcaaaaacaccAAGGAAAGAGGAACTAAAGAGTGTCAATGAGCTAGGAGATGGAAATAAGGAATATGATGCTAATAAAAAGAGAGAAGTTCCTAGTGGCCAAAAAAGTGGAATTAAACTTAGGTTAAAGAAGGATGACAAAGAAATtgtgaaaaaggaagggaaaaaagaggactcGCCACAGGAATCAAAGGTATCGTCTTTTGGAAAGTTCAGCTGGAGGAAGAccgagaaagaggaaaaaaatcaagTTAAAGATGTGGATCTTTTAAAGGAAGAAAGTACCGAGGAATGCAAAGATAAAGACAGTAAGTCCCAGTCTggaaaatcaaattcaaagccCATTGCAATTAAGTTGTCTGGGAAAACTGTTATCCCACACACTAGTACCTGGACACCAGTTGTTTCAACTTCATCACAAGCAAAAATCAAACCCAATTTGCCAGTCCCCACAATGGTTCTTAGGAAGTCTGCAACTACAACAGTAAATAAGCCAGCTCCTTTAAACACTTTTCTGTCTATAAAATCTTCTGGTGCCAGCAACAAGCCACTTCCTTTTGTTAAAGAAGGGAACCAAGAAGTTGTTCTAGCTCCAGATATTATTTCAAAAGCGTTTGGGGGAGAAGTAGTTGACTTAAAAGGTTCACAAGAAGATGCAAAGACAGCAGAACAAGTAGAGGACAAAGAGCTTGAAAGTGTGAAAAAGGCCATAGCACATGCAAAGGGTTTGGAAGAGGCAAAGATGAGTGCAATAAGAGCACAGCTGGAGGAGGCAGCTGCTTTGGCTCAAGCAAAGGCCAAGGAATTTGCTATAGCAAAGCAAAGAATGATAAGAATGGCAAAGAAAAATGAGCAGTCTTTAATTTTTGAAAGATCAAAACAGCATCGTCCTTTTCTTTCACTCCCAGCAGGACCACTACGGCCACTAAGTCAACAACTACAATCTCCAGTATTAtatctccttccatccttcccacCACCAAAGCAGGCGGTTATCTTGGCAGATGATTTGGCTCCTGGTGTTTCTGAAGATGATAAAAATATACTGGCAATGCCCATGTGTCCCCGCCCTTTACCACCTCCAAATATTTTTAGGAACCATAcccaaaaattagaaaaaaagaataCTTCCTTGGCAGCAGGCAATGCTCAAGACTTATATGACGTCTTCTACAACAGCACTGTGAGGAGTCCAGCTGACAGCAAGCTTGTAAATTCCTCAAATTCAGATAAAGGGAAATTTAATTCtgttgagaaagagagaaaaaatgacATGCTGGCAAGTTCCAAAGTAGGAGACAGCTCTTCAGGACAACAGTCTTCCCATAATGTATGCAGCTCTTCAAGCGATCCCAAAAACCCCTTAGATGGAGAGGCATTAGAAAAAGAGAAACCAAAAACTGAGGAAGTGTTGGCAGTCTGTGAAGAAAGTTCTAGCATTGATAGGAAATCAGACAATATCCCTTTTTCAGACACTCAGTCTGTATTTGGGAATAAGAAAGCTCCAGAATATAATGTTATCTTAGCAAGTGACCCTCTTTCCTTTCAAAAGGACATAGTGATGGGAGCTTCTACTCTGACTGACTCTAGCAAGAAGTCACCCCATCCTGAAAAAGCAGAATTTGTTGCACAGGTGTCAGAAAATAATACTCCTGTTTTGGCAAGTGATAGCAAGAAGCCACCAGAGCTTGCAAAAACAGTGTCTGAATCTTCTGGTGGTAACACATTGACTATGCAGTTAGAAGACACCATTGGACTTCTAGAAGGTATTAACATGAAGCCATTAAAATGTGAGACATCAGAAGTAGCCATGGAAACTTCAGAAAGCAGTGTTTTACCTTTGAAGGTTGATAATAAAATGTCATCAGAGCTCAATATAGCTGAATGTCAATATCCTGATGATAACAAGTTAACCATACAGTTGCTAGAAAACATTGCTGTACCTGTGGAAAATGTTAACATGAAGTTATTGGAATGTGAGACATCAGAAATAGTAACACCCTTTTCAGAAAACAAGGCTTCTGTTTTGGAAGTTAATTTGAGCAAACCATTAGACATTGAGCAACCAGAATTTGAATGTAATGATAGCAAGTTTGCCATACAGTTATCAGAAAACATTGCACCTGTAGAAGATGTTAGCATAAGGTCATTAAAATGTGAGGCATCAGAAATAATTAAGCAGTTTTCAGAAAGCAATGCACCTTTGGAATGTGATAACAAGAAGCCATCAGAGCTTGAGATAGCAGAGTTTAAGTGTCCTGATGATAAAGAGTTAGGAATGCAATTATTAGAAAACACTGTTGCTCTGGCAGAAGATTTGAGCAAGAAAAAAACAGAGCTTGAAACAGCAGAATTGGCAGTGCCATTGCCAGATAGTGATGCTACTACTTTGGAAGAACTTCCCAAGAATCCACTGGTACCTGAGACTGTAGAGTTTAAATCTGCAGATAATTTTGCTATGCCATTGTCAGAAGACAGGCTTGCTCCTTTAGAAGATGCTATCATGAAAACAACAGAATTTGAGATGGAGGAATTTAGTTCTTCTAATGAAAAAGAGTCAGCAGTACAATTGCCAGAAAAAGACAGTGATTTTAATAAGAAACCTATAATGAGATATGATAATGTAACAAATTGTAAAGACACTGATGGGAAGCTACAAGACCAGCAGAATATGGGAGGTTGTGATAAGTCCAAGTTAGAAAATAATGACAGTGATTTGGAAATGAAAGCATCTGTGACAAGTTCAGGAGAGAGAGATTCAGAAATAAGAGATCCAGAATCAGCAGAACATCCTTTTGTACCGAATCGGGGAGACAGTCCAAAGTTATTTGAACTGCAAATTGAGGCTAACAAAGAAGGATCTGTTAGAATAGAAGGCAAGCAAAATGCTGGAACCTCTGAAGTCATAGCTTCTACTTCAGTTTCAGATGTGCAAAATGAACTGGTCTGGAATTCATGTTTAAAAGGGAATGAGGAAGACCTACAAATCATAGTAACAGATCAAACTTTTTCGAAAGAACCATTACTTAATCTAAAAGTAGATACTGTGAGATTTGATAAGCTTGAATTAGCAACAGCCAGTGATGAAATTCCTCAGACTTCTGAGATTGAAAACTTAGATACAGAATATAATCTTTTAAATAAAGGTGACCCAGATTCTTTCCATTCTAACAGAGAACAAGAATTGATGGTTAGTTCTCAAACAAAGGATGATAAAAGGTTTTATGTTGATGGTCCAGAATTAGGAAAGATACCAAATGAATGCCTTACTAATGTAGCATTGATAAGTAATATACTAGAGAAACATGAAGAAATAAATCAGCAGCCAGTAAGTGGTGAAGGCAAGTGTCTTCAAAGTGAGGAAGTTTTGAGGAGTATTTCTTCAACAAATGACGGTGTACCTAGTTCCAGTGTAGAATTCATATGTATTAAAAATGATACGTATGAAACTTTAAGCTCTGACACGGAATTAAATGGCAATGGGGAGAATAGTGTTGCAGAAACAGAAAATGTGAGTTCTTCCAATGTTCATTCAGAAACTGTCCAAGAATCGTTAGATGCTCTTTCGACAGAAATTAATGTTGGGCCTCTTGGAGATGGCACCCTTACCTTTACAGATATTAACACTGGAGTCTTAAATACACCAGCAGTTGGTGACTTTGACTTGAATTCCACTTGCTCAGCAATTGGCTTTCATCAGTCTACAACCCTTACTCTGAATTTAAATATAGAAAATGAGAGAGACTCTCCAAAATCTGATGAAATAAAGCCTTCTGACACCCATAGACTGAAAGCTGGTCTGGACTCCATCAATTTCAGGCTGGGGGATATTGAAATGGAACATGAACCCTTAGGTATTCTACCATCTGAAATTCTAAATGAGGATATTGTAGATAGCCCAAAGTTAGAAATGGTTCCTCCAATTTCTTTGGAATCTAGCAAAACTACTGAGTTGGACATTGACCGACTGGTAGTTGAATCAGAAATGAATGATTTTGTTGCATTAACCTCTGGAGAGGAAGAGGGTAAGTTTtgtcctttgctttctggtgtaaCAGCCCCACATGTGGTTTTTCCTTCATCAGCAAATAATGTGAATGCTAAACCAAATACATCACTTCTTGAAATGCAGGACAAGCCTCCAATTTCTGAAGTGCTAGAAGAAAATATTGGCAAATATTGCACTGATGATATGCTGCCATTGAGTTGTGATGAAAAAGATATGCAAAGCCAAGTGTCCATGTACATGGACACTCTCCTTCCAGATCTAAAAAAAACGCCTGTAGAAGTGGGGGACTTGTGTGATAGTGAATTGTACAATGCCGAGAATGAGACACAGATATCTGAAGTTGAACTCATCAAAACAGAGGAAGAAAATAATGACATTTCATGTGAAGTTGCCACTAAGTTGACTCCAGAAGTTACTGAAGGTTCAACAGAGCACCTG CAGCTGCCCACCACAGAAGGAACAGAAGATGGGATTCACTTCATGTAA